The sequence CGATCCGTGAGGTCGCCCGCAAGGCCGCCGACGGTATTCCTGCCAGCGGGACAGCCGATCTCGGTCAGCAGGTCCGAGTGGAGGGTGGGATCATCGTCGTCCTCTTCGTCGTTACACTTCGCCAGCAGACCATCGTTTAGGTCGTCGAGTACGAGCGCTAAGCAGTCAATCACCTTGGGGTCGTTCGGAAGACCGGTGATCTCGTCGATACACGGCTCTTCACCGCTCTTTCGCTGCGCATTCAGCTCACACTTGACGACGCACTTGGAAAGATCATCCGCCCCGTCTTCCACGAGCCGAGCCAGCTTCGCGGCACAGTCCTCGGCTTTGCCCGAAATCGCACCGAGCGGGCGCGGGCAGCCTGCGTACGACGTCGAGTACAGGTTGGCGTCGAGCGCGCGCATGCGAGCCGTCGTCCCCAGCGCATCGTTCAACACGAACTCCTTTAGAGTCGTGTCTTCCCGCTGGCCGTGCGGACAGATCGCACGCAGCGCGGCGTCGTTGCACTTCTTCACTTCGCGGCGCAGCTTGTCGGCGGCCTTGTCGAGGTCGTCGAGGACATCCTCGTCGGTTGCGCAGTCCATGCGCTCGTCGTCCTTCAGGCTGTCCACCTGACAGTCACTCATCACCTCGGCGGCGTCGCCGACGTAACGCTTGAAGGCCTTCCCGGCCCGCTTCGAACAGATCTGGAGGGCAACGGCTGACTGCGCCGACACGATCGCGGGGACGAGCAGCCACGCCGCTGCGAGCGCGCAGAGAACCAGGCTGCTTTTGAGACGAATGGACACGCGAGTAAGACTCCTGTTTTTCGTACTCGCAGCATCGAGAAGGATCAGGGGCCGTGGGGAGGCCGAGGGGTCGGATGCGGTCCGCTGCGCTGGCCGATGATTACGCAAGCGACGTGCCACGAACAAGGCGGAAAGTGCAGAAAAATCAGGGCCTTTCTCCCGCCGAAGCCTTGCAGTTGCGCACGATCTTGCGAATCACGTGTACGCGACCACGCATCAGCGTGGGAAGGCGGCTGCCACGCCTCCGTCGACAGGCAGGGTCGCGCCCGTGGTCGGAGTCTGATTCGAGGCAAAAAAGACTACAGCGCGGCCTACATGGGCTCCAGAGATTATCGCGTGAAGTAGGTTCCGCTTCCGGTAGTGCTCCTGGAGCTCGTCCGCTTCGATGCCTTTCGAGGCAGCGCGGTCAGCGCCGATCTCGTTCCACAATCCAGAACGTGTCTCACCCTCTGAGAATACTGCGTCAGCATTGATCATGTTGACCCGGATACCGGCCGGAGCGAGCTCGATGGCGGCGACCTTGCCGAGTTGGTGGCCCGCGGCCTTGGAAGCGCTGTAGGCGCCGAAATCCGCCCCCGGCCCGAACACGTTCTTCGAGGCCTGCACGATGATGTTGCCGCCGGTCCCCTGCGCGCGAAGCACCCGAGCGCCCGACTGCATCGTGTGAAAGTAGCCCCCGAGGTTCACGTCGATCACTTTGTCAAAGCGCTTGGGGTCGGTGTCCACCAAGGACCCTACGTGCGCGATTCCGGCGTTCGGCACGACGATGTCCACGCCGCCGAACTGCCGGCTCGCCTGGTCGAACGCCGCCTCCACCGACGCCGGGTCCGTGACGTCCATCTTGACCGTCGAGCAGCCTGCACTCCCCGCGATCTCGGCGACGCGTGCGTGCGCCTTCTCGAGCCCCGCTTCGTCGATGTCGGCGAGGACCACGTGCGCTCCTTCACGCGCGAGCTCGAGACACACCCCGATGCCGATGGCTCCGGCCGCGCCGGTCACGAGAGCCACCTGACGTGACAGCGACTTCTCGACCGCCTTGCCGAGCTTCGCCTGCTCGAGGCTCCAGTACTCCATGTCGAAGAGATGGCCGTCGTCGAGCGCTTCGTAGCTCCCGGTGCGCTCGGCCTGCGATTTGATGCGCAGCGTGTGCTCCGTCAGATCCCCTGCGATGCGCGCGTCCTTTGCGGATTTCCCCGAACAGAACACACCGATGCCGGGCAGGAGCACGACGCGCGGGTCGGCGTCGAGCTTCGTGCGTTCGATCTTCTTCGCAGCGACCTGCGCGTCGAAATACGCATCGTAGCGCGCGCGGAACGCGTCGATCGCGGCGCGCAGCTGGTCGCGGATCGAGTCGTCGTCCCCGGAGAGATTCAGATCCGGCACGAATACCGGCGTCGCCTTGGTTCGAATGACATGGTCCGGTGTAAGCGGTCCACGTTCCGCGAGTGCTGCTGCGGTTGGCTCCGCGAGCAACGCCAGAAGGTCGTTCGAGACGCGGTAGTCGAGCACCATCCGTCGATACGGCTGATTCGCCCCGGGCGTTGCGGTCGCGAGAAGGCCCCGGAGAATGGGGGCCACGCGCGACGCACGGGCCTGCGCCTCTTGGGCAGACGCGACCGAACTGCCGACCGAAATCGGCTTCGCCTTCAACGCGAGGAACTTTTCGGCGCGATCGACGACTTCGATCGTCCGCTCGTAACTCGTGCGCGCGTCGCCGGCGAACGTGAACAAGCCGTGCTTCAGGAGGACCATGCCCTCGGCCTCGGGCTGCTTCTCGAACATCTCGGCCGCGAGTTTCGCGAGGTCGAATCCGGGCATCACGTACGGGACCAGCACCAGCTTGTCGCCCAACGCCTCAAGTACGAGATCGGCGCCGCCCGGCTGATTGGTCAGCGCGAGGATGGCATCCGCATGCGTGTGATCGATGAACGTGTGCGGAAGGAACGCGTGCAGCAGCGTCTCCACGGACGGGTTCGGCGACTTCGAATCGAAGAGTCGGATGCGCTGCTGATTCACCATCTCCTCGTCGGAAAGGCCGGGCAGCGATCGCAGGGCACGCAGAGGCTCGAGGGCCAGGGCGGGTAGTCCCGGAGGCTCGATTGAATCGAGGTCCCAGCCGCTCCCCTTCACACACAGAGCGTCTACCTTCTCGCCTAGGACCGTCTCCTTCACGATCTTCACCGACGTATTGCCGCCCCCGTGCATCACGAGGTCCGGGTCCTGGCCGATCAGCCGAGAGGTGTAGACCCGCAGCGCGAGGGGCTCTCCCCACTGCGCATAGCGATCTCGATATTCCTGGGCTTCGGTGTCTGACCAGCGGCTCTGCATGGAAACTCTCCTGGATGTTCTCTTGAGATGCTGATGGACTGTCGGCGGTCACGCGCCCCGCCGTGAGCGCCCTACCGGCGCCCCTTCTTGCGGGGCTCCCGCCTGCGCTGCTTGCTGCGCGGCTCCGGGGTGGTCGGCGCCTGCCGATCGTTCTTGGCAGCGACCCGGATGCGAATGCGAAGCGGCACCCCGATTAGCTCGAACTCCTCGCGCAGGATGTGTCGCAGGTAACGCTGATAGCTCTCGGCGAGTTCGCCGCCACGGTTCAGGAAGAGGGCCATCTCCTGGGGCGCTCGCCGGATCTGGGCCGAGTAACGCACCTTCACCGACTTGTTCCGCACGAGCGCCGGGGGCTGGTTCTCGACGGCCCGGTGCACCAACTCGTTCAGGCGGGGCGTCGGGATCTTGCGGCGATACCCCTTCACGACCATGTCGAGTGCCTGGTAGAGCGTGCGCATCCCGGTCCCCTCGAGCGCACTGATGCGCACGAGCGGCAGCGGTGGCCACTGAGGAAGACGGGCCGCGATCTGGTCGTGGCATTGTTGCGCAGCGAGCTGCGGCGCGAGATCGACCTTGTTCACGGCGATCACGAGGCCACGGCCACGTCTCCAAGCGAGGTCGGCCAACCGCATGTCCTGGTCGGTCACGCCGACCGTCGCGTCGATCACGAGGACGGCGACTTCCGTCCGCGCGAGCGCGCTCAGCGACGAAGACGCGGCAAAGCCCTCGATGTCCTCGACGATCCGGCTCGGCCGCCGGAGTCCGGCAGTGTCCACGACCAGGTACGTCTCTCCACCGTGCTCGATCTCGACGTCCAGGGCATCGCGCGTAGTCCCGGGCTTCGGGTCGACAATGGCGCGATCGTAGCCCACCAGCCGATTCAACAACGACGACTTACCCGCGTTCGGCCGACCGATGAGCGCGACGCGCGGGGGCCCCGTCGGCTCGGGGTGCTCGGGCTCTTCGGCCCCCTCCAACTCGTCGTCGAATCCCGGCTCGGGTTCCGGCTCGGGCTCCGGTGGCGTGAACGGCGAAACCTGAGCGCCAACCGCCGCCACGCACTCCCAGAGTTCCCCCAGGCCACGGCCGTGCGCGGCAGAGACTCCGACAATCTCGTCGGCCCCGAGAGCGGCGAACTCCGCCAGGCGACTCTCGTGCTTTACCTGGTCGATCTTGTTCACGGCGTAGATCACCGGCTTGCCCAGCGTCCGCAGACGCCGCGAGACGGCCTCATCCGCGGCCGAGAGCCCGCCCTGCCCGTCGAGCAGATGGACGATCACGTCCGCATCCGCGAGGACGACGTAGGTGCGGTTGTGGATGCGCTCTCCGAGGCTGCCGCTCAGCGGGGCCTCTTCGATACCGCCGGTATCGATGAGCTCGATCCGCCGACCGTCGCGTTCTATCTCGGCGCGGTTCTCGTCCCGCGTGACGCCGGGCGTATCGTGAACGATCGCCTTGCGACGTTTCAACAAGCGATTGAAGAGCGTCGACTTGCCCGCGTTCGGTCGGCCGGTGATCGCGACGATCAGCGGCCGTGCTTCGGTCGTCATAAACCCAGCTCCGACAGCGCGCGTTCCCTGGTGAACCACCGAGCGTCTACCTTCACGTGGAGGTCGAGATACACGCGCACGCCCAGGAAGCGCTCGAGCTCCAAGCGGGCGCGCATCCCAATCTCCTTCAGTCGCGAGCCCTTGTCACCAATCACGATGGCCTTCTGAGACTTCCGGCCAACCAAGATGGAGGCGGCCACGACGACGAGGTTCTTCCCCTCGCGCTCCTCGAAAGCCTCGACCTGCACCGCGCATTGGTAGGGAACCTCTTCGTGAGTTCCGAGAAGCAGCTGCTCTCGAATCATCTCAGCAGCGAAGAACCTCTCCGGGAGATCCGTCTGCGCGTCCGCCGGGTACAGCGGCGGCGAGACCGGCAGGCCTTCGCGGATGGTACCGAGCAGGTCGTCGACGTTCTCGCCCGTCTTCGCACTGATCGGGACAATGTGCCGCCCCGGCGCGATGTCCGCGAGCTTCTGCATCAACGGCAGGAGGTCGGGCTTCTTCGCGCGATCAATCTTGTTCACCGCGACCACGAGCGGCCGCGACTCAGCGGTAAGATCGCGGCCGACCTTCTCCTCCGCAGCCGCAACGCCGGATTCCGCGTCGACA is a genomic window of Candidatus Binatia bacterium containing:
- the der gene encoding ribosome biogenesis GTPase Der, which gives rise to MTTEARPLIVAITGRPNAGKSTLFNRLLKRRKAIVHDTPGVTRDENRAEIERDGRRIELIDTGGIEEAPLSGSLGERIHNRTYVVLADADVIVHLLDGQGGLSAADEAVSRRLRTLGKPVIYAVNKIDQVKHESRLAEFAALGADEIVGVSAAHGRGLGELWECVAAVGAQVSPFTPPEPEPEPEPGFDDELEGAEEPEHPEPTGPPRVALIGRPNAGKSSLLNRLVGYDRAIVDPKPGTTRDALDVEIEHGGETYLVVDTAGLRRPSRIVEDIEGFAASSSLSALARTEVAVLVIDATVGVTDQDMRLADLAWRRGRGLVIAVNKVDLAPQLAAQQCHDQIAARLPQWPPLPLVRISALEGTGMRTLYQALDMVVKGYRRKIPTPRLNELVHRAVENQPPALVRNKSVKVRYSAQIRRAPQEMALFLNRGGELAESYQRYLRHILREEFELIGVPLRIRIRVAAKNDRQAPTTPEPRSKQRRREPRKKGRR
- the era gene encoding GTPase Era, with amino-acid sequence MSEQEHRAGFVALIGLPNVGKSTLLNKVLGRKLAIVTPKPQTTRNRILGIESRPNAQYLFVDTPGLHHARNLLGQRMNKVAQQSSADADVVVWIVDAESGVAAAEEKVGRDLTAESRPLVVAVNKIDRAKKPDLLPLMQKLADIAPGRHIVPISAKTGENVDDLLGTIREGLPVSPPLYPADAQTDLPERFFAAEMIREQLLLGTHEEVPYQCAVQVEAFEEREGKNLVVVAASILVGRKSQKAIVIGDKGSRLKEIGMRARLELERFLGVRVYLDLHVKVDARWFTRERALSELGL
- a CDS encoding bifunctional aldolase/short-chain dehydrogenase yields the protein MQSRWSDTEAQEYRDRYAQWGEPLALRVYTSRLIGQDPDLVMHGGGNTSVKIVKETVLGEKVDALCVKGSGWDLDSIEPPGLPALALEPLRALRSLPGLSDEEMVNQQRIRLFDSKSPNPSVETLLHAFLPHTFIDHTHADAILALTNQPGGADLVLEALGDKLVLVPYVMPGFDLAKLAAEMFEKQPEAEGMVLLKHGLFTFAGDARTSYERTIEVVDRAEKFLALKAKPISVGSSVASAQEAQARASRVAPILRGLLATATPGANQPYRRMVLDYRVSNDLLALLAEPTAAALAERGPLTPDHVIRTKATPVFVPDLNLSGDDDSIRDQLRAAIDAFRARYDAYFDAQVAAKKIERTKLDADPRVVLLPGIGVFCSGKSAKDARIAGDLTEHTLRIKSQAERTGSYEALDDGHLFDMEYWSLEQAKLGKAVEKSLSRQVALVTGAAGAIGIGVCLELAREGAHVVLADIDEAGLEKAHARVAEIAGSAGCSTVKMDVTDPASVEAAFDQASRQFGGVDIVVPNAGIAHVGSLVDTDPKRFDKVIDVNLGGYFHTMQSGARVLRAQGTGGNIIVQASKNVFGPGADFGAYSASKAAGHQLGKVAAIELAPAGIRVNMINADAVFSEGETRSGLWNEIGADRAASKGIEADELQEHYRKRNLLHAIISGAHVGRAVVFFASNQTPTTGATLPVDGGVAAAFPR